One Mucilaginibacter ginkgonis genomic region harbors:
- a CDS encoding S41 family peptidase produces MSTKPVLLLGLLFSASVAFGQQKGYYRTPAIYKNTVVFTAEGDLWKFDTNTGLSTRLTTNDGVEQNPAISPDGKQIAFSGQYEGSSEVYLMDINGGVPKRLTYNMANILISGWTKDGKILYRSNINSMYPSPQLMKLDPVTLKSENVPLAQASIGTYDDAGNLYFTRFQNQGSKTKRYKGGYIEQLWKFDGKHEAASLTSDFDGTSTSPMYVNGHIFFLSDRDGTMNLWSIDLDGKNLKQQTFSKGWDLQTPSVYGSTIVYQKGADIWTYDITANAEKMLDIKLVSDFDQRKPKWIKSPVSSISYSDISPNGNYVAIVSRGRVFVSPAKSDRWVEVSRKSGIRVRDVHFMNNKSLAVLSDESGEYEIWQINADGSGEAKQLTKGSKTQIASFTVSPNGRYIATNDKNDVIRIVEVATGEVKFKHDGAYGGTNDMSWSPNSTYLNISQSIENLNSQIAVIDTRTMKMTPVTTTRLNSYSPVWSADNKWMFFVSERNLVSRVLSPWGSRAPEPYYTQTANIYAMALDTAAKFPFLQTDSWLADSVFTTVTHEGVAKTVKVDKTRPKVMPAGSIDWAKAKESLYKVPTKSANINGLAIANGYIYWLDSGVAGEDNGGKLYAMKIIESKKHDPTEIASFVSGFDVSANGKKVLVHFTNRNLAVIDADGQKLDLDKSKVELSNWSFSIEPQCDWQEMFDDAWRMMRDYFYDRDLHKVDWVAVRDQYKTLVPRLTDRYELDDLLGQMVGEISALHTFVGGGDKRVAEDRTQTGVLGAKLNKTTAGYKIEHIYKSDPDFEFSSPLDKPELRIKEGDVITAVNNMPVNDVEDIGELLANKVNIPVKLTLQDKGKKRYEQVVKPFSTRDAQNLRYSEWELSRRMRVDSMSDDQIGYVHLRAMGGSDMDDFTKQFYPVFNRKGLILDVRGNNGGNIDSWVLEKLMRKAWMYWQSRSGGPTWNMQYAFRGPMVILCDQQSASDGEAIVEGFRRLGLGKVIGMRTWGGEIWLSQDNRMVDNGIASAAEMGVFGPEGKWLIEGHGVDPDIVVDNLPFETFKGKDAQLSKAVDYLKQEIKTHPVEAPTVPAHPDKSFKYQ; encoded by the coding sequence ATGTCAACCAAACCTGTGCTTTTATTAGGCTTGTTATTTTCTGCATCTGTCGCGTTCGGGCAGCAGAAAGGATATTATCGCACTCCTGCGATTTACAAAAATACGGTGGTATTTACTGCTGAAGGAGACCTTTGGAAATTTGACACCAATACCGGTCTATCAACACGTTTAACCACAAATGATGGTGTTGAACAAAACCCGGCTATCTCGCCGGATGGTAAACAGATTGCTTTTTCGGGTCAGTATGAAGGTTCATCAGAAGTGTACCTTATGGATATCAACGGCGGCGTCCCAAAACGCCTAACGTATAACATGGCCAACATCCTCATCTCGGGGTGGACAAAAGACGGGAAGATTCTATATCGTTCTAATATCAATTCCATGTACCCATCGCCGCAGTTGATGAAACTGGACCCTGTTACCTTGAAGTCAGAGAATGTGCCATTAGCCCAGGCGTCGATCGGTACTTATGACGATGCAGGCAACTTATATTTTACCCGCTTTCAAAATCAAGGCAGCAAGACCAAGCGTTACAAAGGCGGCTACATAGAGCAGCTTTGGAAATTCGACGGCAAGCACGAAGCCGCAAGCCTCACATCAGATTTTGATGGCACCAGCACCAGCCCGATGTATGTAAACGGCCATATATTTTTCCTGAGCGACCGGGACGGCACCATGAACTTATGGTCAATCGATCTGGACGGTAAAAACTTAAAGCAACAAACCTTTTCAAAAGGATGGGACTTACAAACGCCATCTGTTTATGGTTCTACGATCGTTTATCAAAAAGGCGCCGATATCTGGACGTATGACATCACTGCAAATGCAGAAAAAATGCTGGATATCAAATTGGTATCCGACTTTGACCAGCGCAAGCCCAAATGGATAAAAAGCCCGGTAAGCAGCATCAGCTACTCAGACATATCGCCTAACGGCAACTATGTTGCTATCGTGAGCCGCGGTCGAGTATTCGTCTCGCCTGCTAAAAGTGACAGGTGGGTAGAAGTATCCCGCAAGAGCGGCATCCGCGTACGCGATGTACATTTTATGAATAACAAAAGCCTGGCTGTACTGTCTGACGAAAGCGGCGAATACGAAATATGGCAGATCAACGCCGATGGCAGTGGTGAAGCAAAACAGTTAACCAAAGGCAGCAAAACACAGATAGCAAGTTTTACCGTTTCGCCAAACGGCAGATACATTGCCACAAATGATAAAAACGACGTGATCCGCATTGTAGAAGTGGCTACCGGCGAAGTTAAGTTTAAACATGATGGTGCCTACGGAGGTACTAATGATATGTCATGGTCACCCAACAGTACATATTTAAACATCTCTCAGAGTATTGAGAATTTAAATTCGCAGATAGCAGTAATTGATACCCGCACCATGAAAATGACGCCTGTGACCACTACAAGATTAAATAGTTATAGTCCGGTCTGGTCTGCAGATAATAAATGGATGTTTTTTGTAAGTGAGCGTAACCTGGTATCTCGCGTTTTATCTCCGTGGGGTTCACGCGCGCCCGAGCCTTACTATACACAAACGGCTAACATTTACGCCATGGCATTAGATACAGCAGCAAAGTTTCCGTTTTTACAAACAGATTCGTGGCTAGCCGACTCGGTATTTACGACAGTAACGCACGAGGGTGTGGCTAAAACGGTTAAGGTAGATAAGACTAGGCCAAAGGTGATGCCGGCAGGAAGCATAGATTGGGCGAAGGCTAAAGAGTCGCTTTACAAAGTGCCAACTAAAAGCGCCAATATAAACGGGCTTGCAATAGCTAATGGTTACATATATTGGTTAGATAGCGGGGTAGCAGGGGAAGACAATGGCGGGAAGTTATATGCCATGAAAATCATTGAAAGTAAAAAGCACGACCCGACAGAGATCGCGTCATTTGTAAGCGGCTTCGACGTTTCTGCAAATGGCAAAAAGGTGCTGGTGCATTTTACCAATAGAAACCTGGCTGTGATCGATGCAGACGGGCAGAAGCTTGATCTGGATAAAAGTAAAGTTGAGCTAAGCAATTGGAGTTTCTCGATAGAACCGCAGTGCGACTGGCAGGAGATGTTTGATGATGCATGGCGCATGATGCGCGATTATTTTTATGATCGCGATTTACACAAGGTTGATTGGGTAGCTGTGCGCGACCAATATAAAACCTTGGTTCCAAGGCTGACAGACCGGTATGAACTTGACGACCTTTTGGGACAGATGGTTGGCGAAATTTCTGCTTTACACACCTTTGTTGGCGGTGGCGACAAGCGCGTTGCAGAAGACCGCACCCAAACCGGTGTATTAGGCGCTAAGCTAAATAAAACCACTGCAGGGTATAAAATAGAGCACATTTATAAGTCCGACCCTGATTTTGAATTTTCTTCGCCGTTGGATAAACCCGAGCTGCGTATTAAAGAAGGTGATGTGATCACCGCAGTAAACAATATGCCTGTAAACGATGTAGAAGACATTGGCGAATTATTAGCAAACAAGGTAAACATCCCGGTAAAATTAACCTTGCAGGACAAAGGCAAAAAGCGCTACGAACAGGTAGTAAAACCTTTTTCGACACGCGATGCGCAAAACCTGCGTTACAGTGAGTGGGAATTATCGCGCAGAATGAGAGTTGACAGTATGAGTGATGACCAGATTGGTTACGTGCATTTACGCGCGATGGGCGGCAGCGATATGGACGATTTTACTAAGCAGTTTTATCCTGTCTTTAACCGTAAAGGGTTGATCCTTGACGTGCGCGGCAATAACGGTGGAAACATTGATAGCTGGGTATTGGAAAAACTGATGCGAAAAGCCTGGATGTATTGGCAAAGCAGGTCGGGCGGCCCAACCTGGAATATGCAATATGCCTTCCGCGGGCCAATGGTAATTCTTTGCGACCAGCAATCTGCATCTGATGGTGAAGCAATTGTAGAAGGCTTTAGAAGATTAGGCCTGGGCAAAGTGATAGGTATGCGCACCTGGGGTGGCGAAATTTGGCTGTCTCAAGATAACCGCATGGTTGACAACGGTATTGCCAGCGCGGCAG
- a CDS encoding polyprenyl synthetase family protein, translating into MLSINEIKKPIAADIDIFEEKFRLSMHSQVPLLDRITHYIVKRKGKQIRPMFVFFSASMCGGINDATHRGAALVELLHTATLVHDDVVDNSYQRRGFFSINALWKNKIAVLVGDYLLSKGLLLSLKNNDFNLLKIVSEAVRQMSEGELLQIEKVRRLDITEELYYDVIRQKTASLIASCCACGAASAGASDEVIEKMRLFGEKTGIAFQIKDDMFDFGTDDVGKPLGIDIKEKKMTLPLIYALNKASNSDRKAIISLVKNHNNDNAKIARIIKFVKDSGGLQYAETQMQKYQNEAFDILATLPAGDARTGLEQLVRFTTERNK; encoded by the coding sequence ATGCTGAGCATTAACGAGATTAAGAAACCTATAGCTGCCGACATTGATATCTTTGAAGAGAAATTCAGGCTATCTATGCACAGCCAGGTTCCGCTGCTCGACCGTATTACCCATTATATTGTAAAGCGCAAGGGCAAGCAAATAAGGCCAATGTTCGTTTTCTTTTCGGCCAGCATGTGCGGCGGCATTAATGATGCAACTCACCGGGGGGCGGCGCTTGTCGAGCTTTTGCACACCGCAACGTTGGTGCATGATGACGTGGTAGACAATTCGTACCAGCGCCGGGGATTTTTCTCTATCAATGCCTTATGGAAAAATAAGATAGCTGTTTTGGTTGGTGACTACCTGTTATCAAAAGGGTTGCTGCTTTCTTTGAAAAATAACGACTTTAACCTGCTAAAGATAGTTTCGGAAGCGGTGCGGCAAATGAGTGAGGGCGAACTGCTTCAGATCGAAAAGGTACGCCGCCTGGATATTACCGAAGAATTATACTATGACGTTATTCGCCAAAAGACGGCTTCTCTTATCGCGTCATGCTGTGCCTGCGGCGCAGCCTCTGCCGGGGCGAGTGACGAAGTGATAGAAAAAATGCGCCTATTCGGTGAGAAAACAGGCATAGCTTTCCAGATCAAAGATGATATGTTTGATTTTGGGACTGATGATGTAGGCAAACCACTGGGTATCGACATAAAAGAGAAGAAGATGACCCTTCCCCTCATTTATGCATTAAATAAAGCATCAAATTCCGACCGGAAAGCAATCATCAGTCTGGTAAAGAATCATAATAATGACAACGCAAAAATTGCGCGCATCATAAAATTTGTAAAAGATAGCGGCGGCTTGCAATATGCCGAAACGCAAATGCAAAAATATCAGAACGAAGCATTTGACATATTAGCCACACTGCCGGCCGGCGATGCACGTACGGGGCTTGAGCAATTGGTGCGCTTTACAACAGAGCGTAATAAGTAA
- a CDS encoding VOC family protein, with amino-acid sequence MTKELWLNLPVADVAKARAFFKAIGFDTPDTPGNTANSGVVIVGTKKVAVMLFENQAFKNVTQNGLVDTATASEIMISFDVNSREAVGEVAQNVTAAGGHVFAPPAEIQGWMYGCAFTDLDGHRWNALYMEPKN; translated from the coding sequence ATGACAAAAGAACTGTGGCTTAACCTGCCGGTAGCAGATGTAGCGAAGGCCCGTGCCTTTTTTAAAGCAATAGGATTTGATACGCCGGATACTCCGGGCAATACCGCCAATTCCGGGGTAGTGATCGTAGGCACGAAAAAGGTAGCGGTTATGCTTTTCGAGAACCAGGCGTTTAAAAACGTTACTCAAAACGGCTTGGTGGATACCGCTACAGCATCAGAGATCATGATCTCTTTTGACGTGAATAGCCGTGAGGCGGTTGGTGAAGTAGCCCAGAATGTAACCGCAGCAGGTGGGCATGTTTTTGCACCACCGGCAGAAATACAGGGTTGGATGTATGGCTGCGCCTTTACAGACCTGGATGGACATCGCTGGAATGCGCTTTACATGGAGCCAAAGAATTAA
- a CDS encoding DUF1572 domain-containing protein, translating to MEANYLQSVKKQFEYYKMLGEKTFAQVSDDALFWQYNTESNSIATIVKHLWGNMLSRWTDFLTSDGEKDWRNRDAEFENDISSREELLQKWNEGWTCLFNALETVNADNLSADIYIRNQAHSVTEAINRQLAHYPYHVGQIVFIGKMVAAEKWESLSIPKGNSGAYNSEKFAQPKHREHFADEYLKNPNENL from the coding sequence ATGGAAGCGAACTACCTGCAAAGCGTCAAGAAACAGTTTGAATATTACAAGATGCTGGGCGAGAAAACCTTTGCCCAGGTAAGTGATGATGCACTATTTTGGCAGTACAATACAGAAAGCAACAGCATAGCCACAATTGTAAAACACCTTTGGGGTAATATGCTCTCGCGGTGGACCGACTTCCTGACCAGTGATGGTGAAAAGGACTGGCGCAATCGCGACGCAGAATTTGAAAATGACATCAGCAGTCGCGAAGAGCTGCTACAAAAATGGAATGAAGGCTGGACTTGCCTCTTTAATGCGCTTGAAACCGTTAATGCAGATAATTTAAGCGCTGATATATACATCCGTAATCAGGCCCATAGTGTAACGGAAGCGATTAACCGCCAGCTGGCACATTACCCCTATCATGTAGGTCAAATTGTTTTTATAGGTAAGATGGTTGCGGCTGAAAAATGGGAATCGTTGTCAATTCCGAAAGGTAATTCAGGTGCATATAACAGCGAGAAATTCGCGCAGCCCAAACACCGCGAACACTTCGCAGACGAATACCTTAAAAATCCGAACGAGAATTTATAA
- a CDS encoding TlpA family protein disulfide reductase: protein MKKILTLCAFVLITACTNAQTGGIENIPNFHILNTDSVKLTAADLKKNKPVLFIYFSPDCTHCQHMMMEMKPYMKDFKNTQVVMITFVNQLRSLQDFRRNYGLAAYPNFIVGTEGYTYEVQQYFHIKTTPFIALYGRNGKLVKTWEKAPAMKDLADAVKKV, encoded by the coding sequence ATGAAAAAAATATTAACCCTTTGCGCCTTCGTTTTAATCACAGCTTGCACCAATGCGCAAACAGGCGGAATTGAGAATATCCCGAACTTCCATATTCTTAATACCGACAGCGTTAAACTGACAGCGGCAGACCTTAAAAAGAACAAGCCCGTGCTGTTTATTTATTTCTCGCCCGACTGTACACATTGCCAGCACATGATGATGGAGATGAAGCCTTACATGAAGGACTTTAAAAACACACAAGTGGTGATGATCACATTTGTAAACCAGTTACGCTCATTGCAAGATTTTCGCCGCAACTATGGCTTAGCCGCTTACCCTAATTTCATTGTTGGCACAGAAGGGTACACCTATGAGGTGCAGCAATATTTCCATATAAAAACTACACCTTTTATAGCCCTGTATGGCCGAAACGGTAAACTGGTTAAAACCTGGGAAAAAGCCCCTGCCATGAAAGATTTGGCAGATGCGGTTAAGAAGGTATAA
- a CDS encoding Gfo/Idh/MocA family protein encodes MNNPIVTGLLAYGMSGKLFHAPFLATNAHFKFKAVVERHNKIAHESYPDVLSYDDVTQILNDDEIELVVINTPSYTHYQLAKEALIAGKHVLLEKPAAATSEEVKELFDISKRVGKHLIIYQNRRYDSEFMAVKSVVESGRLGELVEVHLRYDRYRLTLGQKIFKETEGYAANGLTYDLGPHLIDQAIVLFGKPLNFDKVKSTHRPGSQVDDYFSFRLNYPNGLNVFLTGSLMVAKRLESSVVHGTLGSFVKGRDDVQEAQLMAGMKPTDPAYGIEKPGSEGKLYLMSSDTEQQTELVPSERGNYNDIFDAVYQTVRHNALFPVTEEHVAWQVELLEAPANA; translated from the coding sequence ATGAATAACCCAATAGTAACCGGTTTGCTGGCATATGGCATGTCTGGCAAATTATTTCATGCCCCGTTCCTGGCTACAAATGCGCATTTTAAATTTAAAGCGGTTGTTGAGCGGCACAATAAGATCGCGCATGAAAGCTATCCGGATGTATTAAGTTACGATGATGTAACCCAAATTTTAAATGACGATGAGATAGAATTGGTGGTTATAAATACACCGAGCTACACGCATTACCAGTTAGCCAAAGAAGCGCTCATTGCCGGCAAGCATGTGCTACTGGAAAAACCTGCAGCTGCTACAAGCGAAGAAGTTAAGGAGCTGTTTGACATAAGTAAACGTGTAGGCAAACACTTAATAATCTACCAAAACCGCCGTTACGACAGCGAGTTTATGGCAGTTAAGTCTGTGGTCGAGAGCGGCCGATTGGGTGAACTGGTTGAGGTGCACTTACGTTATGATCGATATCGTTTAACACTTGGACAAAAAATATTTAAAGAAACCGAAGGATATGCCGCGAATGGGCTAACGTATGATCTTGGACCGCATTTAATTGACCAAGCTATTGTATTGTTTGGCAAGCCGCTAAACTTTGATAAAGTAAAATCCACCCATCGGCCGGGATCGCAGGTGGATGACTACTTTAGTTTCAGGTTGAATTACCCTAACGGATTGAATGTGTTCTTAACCGGTAGCTTGATGGTGGCAAAGCGTTTAGAGTCATCAGTGGTTCACGGCACTTTGGGCAGCTTTGTAAAAGGACGCGATGATGTACAGGAAGCTCAGCTAATGGCCGGTATGAAGCCAACCGACCCGGCTTATGGAATAGAAAAACCAGGTAGTGAAGGTAAGCTGTACCTGATGTCGTCTGATACAGAACAACAAACTGAACTTGTGCCCTCTGAGCGTGGAAATTATAATGATATATTTGACGCTGTTTATCAAACTGTAAGGCACAACGCACTTTTCCCGGTAACAGAAGAACACGTAGCTTGGCAGGTAGAATTATTAGAAGCCCCAGCAAATGCATAA
- the gcvH gene encoding glycine cleavage system protein GcvH, with the protein MEFPAELKYTNDHEWVRVEGSTAVIGITEFAQRELGDIVFLENPSVGGTITKGEVFGTIEAVKTVSDLFAPVTGTVEEVNPQTESNPELVNSDPYGNGWIIKVTLENSGEVDTLLSADEYKALVGE; encoded by the coding sequence ATGGAATTTCCTGCCGAACTAAAATACACTAACGACCACGAGTGGGTACGCGTTGAAGGTAGCACTGCCGTTATTGGCATAACAGAATTTGCGCAGCGCGAATTAGGTGACATTGTGTTTCTTGAAAACCCTTCTGTTGGTGGTACCATTACCAAAGGCGAAGTGTTTGGTACTATCGAGGCAGTGAAAACAGTTTCAGATCTTTTTGCGCCTGTTACAGGCACAGTTGAAGAGGTTAACCCGCAAACCGAATCGAACCCAGAGTTAGTGAACAGCGATCCTTACGGGAATGGCTGGATCATCAAGGTAACACTTGAAAATTCCGGAGAAGTAGATACACTGCTTTCAGCTGATGAGTACAAAGCCTTGGTTGGCGAGTAA
- a CDS encoding DUF3810 domain-containing protein, producing MRDNKLTWRNWAKAALLLVPLLLLTLAQPAPNFIERFYSEGLYKGVSSILHFLFSWVPFSIGDIFYIAVIVSSVIAVIVTIRAAIRKNFWLAGKTLFRLVISTELLIIVFYLFWGLNYSRPPAAELLSLQDTSYTLSDVKNVTGMIIDSVNKTRSRINIADLETSDDSIYTTSAEAIRNIAPISSKFKVYLPAVKSSLLSPLLNYMGTSGYFNPFTGEAQVNRLMPVFDKPFTACHEMSHQMGFGREDEANFVGYLAGVNSKNELLKYSAYYEATIEFLRYLHRRDTTSYKLLKSMLSDAVKHDLKTDSLYWTRYSGPLGDMSGRFYDSFLKANKQPAGLRTYNRMIRLTMSWYKKRGIY from the coding sequence ATGCGAGACAATAAACTCACATGGCGTAATTGGGCTAAGGCAGCTTTGTTGCTTGTGCCGCTATTGCTGCTCACATTGGCGCAGCCTGCGCCAAACTTTATCGAACGTTTTTATAGCGAAGGCTTATATAAAGGCGTAAGCAGTATACTGCACTTTCTTTTTAGCTGGGTTCCGTTTAGCATAGGCGATATTTTCTACATTGCTGTGATCGTCAGCAGTGTCATTGCCGTTATTGTGACAATACGTGCCGCCATTCGGAAAAACTTCTGGTTGGCAGGAAAAACATTGTTCAGGCTTGTGATTAGTACTGAGCTATTGATCATCGTGTTCTACCTTTTTTGGGGATTAAATTACTCCCGCCCGCCCGCTGCTGAGCTACTTAGTTTACAAGACACGTCTTATACGTTAAGTGATGTTAAAAATGTAACCGGAATGATCATCGATAGTGTAAATAAAACGCGTTCCCGGATAAACATTGCAGACCTGGAAACTAGCGACGACAGCATCTACACCACCTCAGCAGAAGCTATAAGAAATATTGCACCTATTTCAAGTAAGTTCAAGGTATACCTGCCGGCGGTCAAGTCGTCATTGTTATCACCCTTATTGAATTACATGGGTACGTCGGGGTATTTTAATCCCTTTACCGGTGAAGCGCAAGTCAACAGACTGATGCCCGTATTTGATAAGCCATTTACGGCCTGCCATGAAATGAGCCATCAAATGGGGTTCGGTCGGGAAGATGAAGCAAATTTTGTGGGATACCTGGCAGGAGTCAATAGTAAAAATGAGCTGCTAAAGTATTCGGCATATTATGAAGCAACAATTGAGTTTTTGCGGTACTTGCATCGTCGCGACACCACCTCTTACAAACTATTAAAGTCGATGTTAAGCGATGCTGTAAAGCACGACCTTAAAACAGACAGCTTGTATTGGACCAGGTATAGCGGGCCCTTAGGCGATATGAGCGGCAGGTTTTACGATAGCTTTTTAAAGGCCAATAAACAGCCCGCAGGCTTGCGTACTTACAACCGCATGATACGGCTTACTATGTCGTGGTATAAAAAACGAGGGATATACTAA
- a CDS encoding FKBP-type peptidyl-prolyl cis-trans isomerase, with protein MKKLILLLAITVLGFSACKKEDTSAADASAAATAAAQAAADDATIQAYIKANNITATKDPSGVYYSVITAGAGAYPTSTSVISVNYTGTLVTGTQFDKGNLTNTALGGLIKGWQYGIPHINAGGRIMLLIPSALGYGATGAGTIPANSVLVFTIDLISFR; from the coding sequence ATGAAAAAATTAATACTCCTGCTTGCAATTACTGTTTTAGGCTTCTCTGCCTGCAAAAAAGAAGATACCTCTGCGGCTGACGCGTCTGCTGCTGCAACCGCTGCTGCACAGGCCGCTGCCGACGATGCAACCATCCAGGCTTATATTAAAGCAAACAACATCACGGCTACTAAAGATCCGTCGGGAGTGTATTATTCGGTAATCACCGCTGGAGCGGGTGCGTATCCAACAAGTACCTCTGTAATCAGTGTAAATTATACCGGGACACTTGTTACCGGTACCCAATTCGATAAAGGCAACTTAACTAATACCGCATTGGGCGGCCTGATCAAAGGCTGGCAGTACGGCATCCCGCATATTAATGCAGGCGGTAGAATTATGTTACTGATACCATCTGCCTTGGGTTATGGTGCTACAGGTGCAGGGACCATTCCGGCAAATTCTGTATTGGTATTTACTATTGATTTGATCTCGTTCAGGTAA
- the aspS gene encoding aspartate--tRNA ligase, producing MLRTHTCGQLNIDNLGETVSLTGWVQKSRDLGGTTFIDIRDRYGLTQLVFNEETDSAVREQGRNLGREFVIQVTGKVLERFNKNPKMETGDIEIAVESLEILNAAKIPPFLIEDETDGGEELRAKYRYLDLRRNPIRNNLVLRHKMAQEVRRYLSDLDFIEVETPVLIKSTPEGARDFVVPSRMNPGEFYALPQSPQTFKQLLMVSGFDRYFQIVKCFRDEDLRADRQPEFTQIDCEMSFITQEDILNIFEGLTRHLFSKVKSIELGDFPRMHYADAMRLYGSDKPDRRFGMEFVELNDIVKAKGFGVFDNAELVVSINAKGAAAYTRKQLDELTEWLKRPQIGATGLIYMRHNEDGSLKSSVDKFYNEEELAKWSAALDTQRGDLVLVLAGDTHKVRKQMNELRLEMGSRLGLRDKDKFAPLWVIDFPLLEWDDESQRHHAMHHPFTSPKPEDIAMLDTHPGDVRANAYDLVINGTEIGGGSIRIHDRELQALMFKHLGFSKEEAQKQFGFLMDAFEYGAPPHGGIAFGFDRLCSIFAGLDSIRDVIAFPKNNSGRDVMIDSPSTIADAQMNELKIKTTV from the coding sequence ATGCTCAGAACACACACTTGCGGTCAGTTAAACATCGATAATTTAGGCGAAACGGTTAGCCTTACAGGTTGGGTGCAAAAATCGCGCGACTTGGGCGGCACTACTTTTATTGATATCCGCGACCGTTATGGTTTAACCCAATTGGTATTCAATGAAGAGACAGACTCGGCAGTACGTGAGCAAGGCCGCAACCTTGGGCGCGAGTTTGTGATACAGGTTACCGGCAAGGTTTTAGAGCGTTTTAATAAAAACCCTAAAATGGAGACAGGTGATATCGAGATCGCTGTGGAAAGTCTGGAAATCTTGAATGCTGCTAAAATTCCGCCGTTTTTAATTGAAGATGAAACCGACGGTGGCGAAGAACTACGAGCCAAATATCGCTACCTCGACCTGCGCCGCAACCCTATTCGCAACAACCTGGTGCTTCGTCATAAAATGGCGCAGGAAGTGCGCCGCTATTTAAGTGACCTTGATTTTATTGAAGTAGAAACGCCTGTACTAATTAAGTCTACTCCGGAGGGCGCGCGTGACTTTGTTGTGCCGAGCCGCATGAACCCGGGTGAATTCTACGCCTTGCCACAATCGCCGCAAACATTTAAGCAGTTGCTGATGGTTAGCGGTTTCGACCGTTACTTCCAGATCGTAAAATGTTTTAGGGACGAAGACCTGCGCGCCGACCGCCAGCCTGAGTTTACGCAGATAGATTGCGAAATGTCTTTTATTACGCAGGAAGATATTCTTAATATTTTCGAGGGGTTAACCCGCCATTTATTTAGCAAGGTAAAGAGTATAGAGTTAGGTGATTTCCCGCGTATGCATTATGCTGACGCCATGCGTTTATATGGTTCTGATAAGCCTGATCGCCGTTTCGGGATGGAATTCGTTGAACTGAATGACATTGTCAAGGCTAAAGGTTTTGGTGTGTTTGATAACGCCGAACTGGTAGTTAGCATTAATGCTAAAGGCGCTGCGGCTTACACCCGTAAACAATTAGACGAACTGACCGAATGGTTGAAGCGTCCGCAAATTGGCGCAACAGGCCTGATCTATATGCGCCATAATGAAGATGGCTCTTTAAAGTCTTCGGTAGACAAGTTTTATAACGAAGAGGAACTGGCAAAATGGTCGGCGGCGCTTGATACACAGCGGGGCGATTTAGTATTGGTATTGGCAGGCGACACCCACAAGGTGCGCAAGCAAATGAATGAACTACGCCTGGAAATGGGCAGCCGCTTAGGCCTGCGCGACAAAGACAAATTTGCACCGCTTTGGGTAATAGACTTTCCGTTGTTGGAATGGGACGATGAAAGCCAGCGCCATCATGCCATGCACCATCCGTTTACCTCGCCAAAGCCCGAGGATATCGCCATGCTGGATACCCACCCCGGTGATGTACGCGCAAATGCCTATGACCTTGTGATCAACGGTACGGAGATCGGCGGTGGTTCTATCCGTATCCATGACCGTGAGCTGCAAGCATTAATGTTTAAACACTTAGGCTTTAGCAAAGAGGAAGCACAAAAACAGTTTGGATTCTTAATGGACGCGTTTGAATATGGCGCGCCGCCGCACGGTGGAATCGCGTTCGGTTTCGACAGGTTGTGCTCCATCTTCGCCGGCCTGGATTCTATCCGCGATGTGATCGCCTTCCCTAAAAATAACTCAGGCCGCGACGTTATGATCGATTCGCCTTCGACAATTGCCGATGCTCAAATGAATGAATTAAAAATCAAAACAACTGTTTAA